Proteins encoded in a region of the Puniceibacterium sp. IMCC21224 genome:
- the tolB gene encoding Tol-Pal system beta propeller repeat protein TolB yields the protein MRQTLASVLAAGALALSSLTLPGAAQAQGGPLRLEITEGVVEPLPYAVPAFVAESAAAQSIADQLSRVVADDLSGSGLFREIPREAHISGITSFQSPVQFADWKAINAQALISGAVDVDGSGRLTVKFRVYDVFAGAELGQGMQFVGTADGFRRMAHKVADQVYSRITGESGYFDSRVVFVSETGPKDKRAKRLGIMDYDGANVQFLTDSRSIVLAPRFSPTGDRVLYTSYETGFPRVHILNVGAVQSSILPGSDGVMSFAPRFAPNGATVVYSLAQGSNTDIFAKDISGGAARQLTSGPSIETAPSYSPDGGRIVFESDRSGTQQLYVMSASGGEAQRISFGAGRYGTPVWSPRGDLIAFTKQNAGRFHIGVMRTDGSEERLLTASFLDEGPTWAPNGRVLMFARETQGAQGASALYSVDISGRNLKRVRTPDGASDPSWGPLQ from the coding sequence ATGAGACAGACTTTGGCCTCGGTACTTGCGGCGGGTGCGCTTGCGCTCTCGAGTTTGACGCTGCCCGGAGCGGCGCAGGCACAGGGCGGGCCGCTCAGGCTCGAGATCACCGAAGGGGTGGTCGAGCCGTTGCCCTATGCCGTGCCGGCCTTTGTGGCCGAAAGCGCGGCGGCGCAGAGTATTGCCGACCAGCTGAGCCGGGTTGTCGCGGATGACCTGAGCGGGAGTGGGTTGTTTCGAGAAATCCCGAGAGAGGCCCATATCAGCGGCATCACCTCGTTCCAGAGCCCGGTGCAATTCGCGGACTGGAAAGCAATCAACGCGCAGGCACTTATTTCCGGGGCCGTAGACGTCGACGGCAGCGGACGATTGACGGTCAAGTTCCGGGTATACGACGTGTTTGCCGGCGCAGAGTTGGGTCAGGGCATGCAGTTTGTTGGCACGGCGGACGGCTTTCGACGCATGGCGCACAAGGTGGCCGACCAAGTGTACAGTCGCATTACAGGCGAAAGCGGATATTTTGACAGCCGCGTCGTCTTCGTTTCGGAGACCGGTCCCAAAGACAAGCGCGCCAAGCGGCTGGGGATTATGGATTATGACGGCGCAAATGTGCAGTTCCTGACTGACAGTCGCTCAATTGTTCTCGCACCTCGATTCTCGCCGACTGGCGACAGGGTGCTTTACACCAGTTACGAAACTGGTTTCCCGAGGGTACATATTCTCAACGTCGGCGCGGTTCAAAGCAGCATTCTGCCGGGATCGGATGGAGTAATGAGCTTTGCTCCGCGCTTTGCGCCCAACGGCGCGACAGTGGTTTATTCGCTGGCCCAAGGATCGAATACCGACATTTTTGCAAAGGACATAAGCGGTGGTGCCGCGCGGCAACTGACCAGTGGACCTTCCATCGAGACGGCGCCGAGCTACTCGCCTGACGGTGGACGTATCGTGTTTGAGAGCGACCGTAGCGGCACCCAGCAACTTTATGTTATGTCCGCTAGCGGAGGTGAGGCGCAGCGTATCAGTTTTGGTGCCGGACGCTATGGTACGCCCGTCTGGTCCCCGCGCGGCGACTTGATCGCCTTTACCAAGCAGAACGCCGGTCGGTTCCACATCGGTGTAATGCGCACCGACGGTTCGGAGGAGCGACTGCTTACGGCTTCGTTCCTCGATGAGGGGCCGACCTGGGCACCTAACGGGCGTGTGCTGATGTTCGCGCGCGAGACGCAGGGTGCGCAGGGCGCCTCGGCGCTTTATTCGGTAGATATATCTGGTCGCAACCTCAAACGGGTGCGCACCCCCGATGGGGCCTCTGATCCAAGCTGGGGGCCTTTGCAGTGA
- the tolR gene encoding protein TolR — protein MGGGVVKSAGGGGRRRGRRGSRAQPMAEINITPFVDVMLVLLIIFMVAAPLLTVGVPVELPKTAASALPSENEEPLTVTLQADGVVMIQTTEVARADLVNRLRAIATERADDRVFLRADGAVPYEQVAQVMGALNAGGFSSIGLVTDIGGPALDGSDR, from the coding sequence ATGGGGGGCGGTGTCGTCAAATCTGCGGGGGGCGGTGGACGCCGACGGGGCCGTCGTGGCAGCCGCGCGCAGCCTATGGCCGAGATCAACATTACGCCGTTTGTGGATGTGATGCTGGTGTTGCTGATCATTTTCATGGTGGCCGCGCCGCTGTTGACGGTGGGCGTGCCTGTTGAGCTGCCCAAAACCGCCGCCAGCGCCCTTCCGTCCGAGAACGAAGAGCCGCTGACCGTCACATTGCAGGCCGATGGTGTCGTGATGATCCAGACAACTGAGGTGGCGCGCGCCGATCTGGTGAATCGTTTGCGGGCAATCGCGACCGAGCGTGCGGATGACCGGGTGTTCCTGCGTGCTGACGGGGCTGTGCCCTATGAGCAGGTGGCGCAAGTGATGGGCGCGCTCAACGCGGGGGGCTTTTCCTCGATCGGTCTGGTGACGGATATCGGAGGGCCGGCCCTTGACGGGTCGGATCGCTGA
- the tolQ gene encoding protein TolQ — protein MEPQALAMAQEIDFSLLALFARATLTVKLVMLLLMVASFWSWSIIVQKLIAYRSARREAHVFDKAFWSGEPLDDLFDQIGAEPSGRAQKIFASGMIEWRRSHRADGGLIAGAQARIDRSMDVAIQKETEALQKGLPVLATVGSTAPFVGLFGTVWGIMHAFIEIAQQQNTNLAVVAPGIAEALLATGLGLLAAIPAVVFYNKLSADSDRIIGGYEAFADEFSTILSRQLDS, from the coding sequence ATGGAACCGCAAGCCCTTGCCATGGCGCAGGAGATTGATTTCTCTTTGTTGGCCCTTTTTGCGCGCGCAACGCTGACAGTGAAACTGGTGATGCTGCTGTTGATGGTGGCATCCTTCTGGTCCTGGTCGATCATTGTGCAGAAACTGATCGCGTATCGCAGCGCGCGGCGCGAGGCGCATGTCTTTGACAAGGCGTTCTGGTCGGGTGAGCCGCTGGACGATCTTTTCGATCAGATCGGCGCAGAACCTTCGGGCCGGGCGCAGAAAATCTTTGCCAGCGGTATGATCGAATGGCGGCGTAGTCATCGTGCCGATGGTGGGCTGATCGCAGGTGCGCAGGCACGAATCGACCGCAGCATGGATGTGGCGATTCAAAAAGAAACCGAGGCGCTGCAAAAGGGTTTGCCGGTTTTGGCCACCGTCGGATCGACTGCACCATTTGTCGGTCTGTTCGGGACGGTCTGGGGCATCATGCACGCCTTTATCGAAATTGCGCAGCAGCAGAACACCAACCTGGCCGTTGTAGCACCGGGCATTGCCGAGGCGCTTTTGGCCACTGGTCTGGGTCTGCTCGCGGCGATCCCCGCAGTGGTTTTTTACAACAAGTTAAGCGCGGACAGCGACCGTATCATCGGCGGCTACGAGGCCTTTGCCGACGAGTTTTCGACCATCCTCAGCCGCCAGCTGGACAGCTGA
- the ybgC gene encoding tol-pal system-associated acyl-CoA thioesterase, whose amino-acid sequence MHEFPVRVYYEDTDMAGIVYYANYLRYIERARSDWVRSLGIDQNRMREEDGVVFVVRRVEADYLQPARFDDALIVSTEMRGVTGARLIMGQRVMRDETLLFQAEVTVACATATGHPARLPQAIRGLVH is encoded by the coding sequence ATGCACGAATTTCCGGTCCGGGTCTATTATGAGGACACCGATATGGCGGGTATCGTCTATTACGCCAATTACCTCAGATATATTGAACGTGCCCGCAGTGACTGGGTCCGCAGTCTGGGTATCGACCAGAATCGCATGCGTGAGGAAGATGGTGTGGTCTTTGTCGTGCGGCGGGTCGAGGCGGATTACCTGCAACCCGCCAGATTTGACGACGCGTTAATTGTGAGCACAGAGATGCGCGGTGTGACCGGGGCTCGGCTGATCATGGGGCAGCGGGTCATGCGCGATGAAACGCTGCTTTTTCAGGCCGAGGTGACGGTCGCCTGCGCGACTGCCACGGGCCATCCTGCGCGGCTTCCGCAAGCGATCCGCGGGTTGGTGCACTAA
- the ruvB gene encoding Holliday junction branch migration DNA helicase RuvB, with protein MQESDPDLRPELQPGDHDRALRPQMLDEFVGQAEARANLKVFIQSARQRGEAMDHTLFHGPPGLGKTTLAQIMARELGVGFRMTSGPVLAKAGDLAAILTNLEARDVLFIDEIHRLNPAVEEVLYPALEDYELDLVIGEGPAARTVRIELQPFTLVGATTRLGLLTTPLRDRFGIPTRLEFYTVDELNLIVTRNAIKLGVPAEGDGAREIARRSRGTPRIAGRLLRRVVDFAVVEGDGVVTHALADRALTRLGVDHLGLDGADRRYLNLIAENYNGGPVGIETLSAALSESRDALEEVIEPFLLQQGLIQRTPRGRMLAQKAWDHLGLSTPKPPGQSTLFD; from the coding sequence ATGCAAGAGTCTGATCCCGATCTGCGCCCGGAATTGCAGCCCGGTGATCATGACAGGGCGCTGCGGCCTCAGATGCTTGACGAATTTGTCGGTCAAGCCGAGGCGCGGGCAAATCTCAAGGTGTTTATTCAATCGGCACGGCAGCGCGGTGAAGCGATGGACCACACGCTGTTCCACGGCCCACCCGGTCTGGGCAAGACGACGCTGGCGCAGATCATGGCGCGCGAGCTGGGGGTGGGGTTCCGTATGACCTCTGGCCCGGTTCTGGCCAAGGCAGGCGATCTGGCGGCGATCCTGACCAATCTCGAAGCGCGGGACGTGCTGTTCATTGACGAGATCCATCGCTTGAATCCCGCAGTCGAAGAGGTGCTGTATCCAGCGCTTGAGGATTATGAGCTGGATCTGGTGATCGGCGAAGGGCCAGCGGCGCGCACGGTGCGGATTGAGTTGCAGCCCTTCACCCTGGTCGGGGCGACGACACGGCTGGGTTTGTTGACCACGCCTCTGCGTGACCGTTTTGGCATTCCGACGCGGTTGGAGTTTTACACGGTGGACGAGCTGAACCTGATCGTGACCCGAAATGCGATCAAACTGGGTGTGCCTGCCGAAGGTGACGGCGCCCGCGAGATCGCCCGCCGGTCGCGTGGCACGCCGCGCATTGCCGGACGGCTGTTGCGTCGGGTGGTGGATTTTGCCGTGGTCGAAGGGGACGGAGTGGTCACACATGCGCTGGCAGACCGGGCGCTGACCCGCCTTGGCGTCGATCATCTGGGACTGGATGGTGCCGACCGTCGGTATCTGAATCTGATCGCCGAGAATTATAACGGTGGCCCGGTCGGAATCGAAACCCTGTCTGCCGCCCTGAGCGAGAGTCGCGATGCGCTGGAAGAGGTGATCGAGCCATTCTTACTGCAACAGGGGCTGATTCAGCGCACACCGCGCGGGCGGATGTTGGCGCAAAAGGCGTGGGATCATCTCGGGTTGTCGACACCCAAACCTCCGGGGCAAAGTACGCTGTTTGACTGA
- the ruvA gene encoding Holliday junction branch migration protein RuvA: MIGYLAGRVAYKADDHVLIDVRGVGYMVHCSDRTLAALPGVGEAVALYTDLLVREDLLQLFGFLSLVEKEWHRLLMSVQGVGAKASLAILGTLGADGVSRAIALGDINAVKAARGIGPKTAQRVVLELKDKAPIVMAMGASVAAPPGAALDAGSTTVAAATASPVVQSAGRSAQAEALSALGNLGYAAGEAAGAVAQAAGELPEADTPVLIRAALKLLAPKA, translated from the coding sequence ATGATCGGCTATCTGGCGGGCCGGGTGGCCTATAAGGCAGATGATCACGTGCTGATCGACGTGCGCGGCGTGGGCTATATGGTGCATTGCTCGGACCGGACGCTGGCGGCGCTGCCGGGCGTTGGGGAGGCGGTGGCCCTTTATACCGATCTGCTGGTGCGCGAGGATCTGTTGCAATTGTTCGGGTTCTTGTCGCTGGTCGAAAAGGAATGGCACCGGTTGCTGATGTCGGTGCAAGGGGTCGGCGCCAAGGCGTCGCTGGCGATCCTTGGTACGTTGGGCGCGGACGGGGTCAGCCGCGCCATCGCGCTGGGTGACATCAACGCGGTCAAGGCGGCCAGGGGTATCGGCCCCAAGACAGCGCAACGGGTTGTGCTTGAGCTCAAGGACAAGGCGCCGATAGTGATGGCGATGGGGGCGTCTGTTGCCGCGCCACCGGGGGCGGCCTTGGACGCCGGTTCAACGACGGTTGCCGCCGCTACGGCATCTCCTGTTGTGCAATCGGCAGGCCGATCGGCGCAGGCCGAGGCATTGTCGGCACTGGGCAATCTGGGGTATGCTGCGGGTGAGGCGGCGGGCGCCGTTGCGCAGGCCGCAGGCGAGTTACCCGAGGCGGATACGCCGGTGCTGATCCGCGCCGCGCTGAAATTGCTGGCTCCAAAGGCATGA
- the ruvC gene encoding crossover junction endodeoxyribonuclease RuvC: MRVVGIDPGLRNLGWGVIDADGSRLRHVANGVCTSAGPELAPRLLMLHRQLTEVLHRYAPQEAAVELTFVNKDGVATLKLGQARAIALLVPAQFGLLVGEYAPNKVKKTVVGVGHADKGQVLHMVQMQLPGAEINGPDAADALAIAICHAHHARAPGVREIRV, encoded by the coding sequence ATGCGGGTGGTTGGGATTGATCCGGGGTTGCGGAACCTCGGGTGGGGCGTGATTGACGCCGATGGTAGCCGACTCAGGCATGTGGCAAACGGTGTTTGTACCAGTGCCGGGCCCGAGCTTGCTCCGCGATTGCTGATGTTGCATCGGCAACTGACCGAGGTGCTGCACCGCTATGCACCGCAAGAGGCGGCGGTTGAGTTGACGTTTGTGAATAAGGATGGCGTGGCGACGCTGAAGTTGGGGCAGGCGCGGGCGATAGCACTGCTGGTGCCGGCACAGTTTGGCCTGCTGGTCGGAGAATATGCCCCCAACAAGGTCAAAAAGACCGTTGTCGGTGTCGGCCACGCTGACAAGGGACAGGTGCTGCATATGGTGCAGATGCAACTGCCGGGGGCCGAGATTAACGGCCCCGATGCGGCGGATGCGCTGGCGATTGCAATCTGTCACGCCCATCATGCCCGCGCGCCGGGCGTCAGGGAGATCAGGGTATGA
- a CDS encoding DUF1127 domain-containing protein produces MAVYYTSRTNHEIAAVAGRIGAMIISAFGSVSDWNDARITRKSLSKLSDRELDDIGLTRSDIDVVATR; encoded by the coding sequence ATGGCTGTCTATTACACGTCCCGTACCAACCATGAAATCGCAGCCGTCGCCGGCCGTATCGGCGCAATGATCATTTCTGCGTTTGGCTCAGTTTCTGACTGGAACGATGCACGCATCACCCGCAAATCGCTGTCAAAGCTCAGCGATCGTGAACTCGACGATATCGGCCTGACACGCAGCGATATCGACGTCGTCGCCACCCGCTAA
- a CDS encoding 50S ribosomal protein L11 methyltransferase has translation MPTFTAFTTLGGPQSAEELGEALEGLWPEPTGVGVFEIEDGSGTWEVGGYFTETPDVAGLELLATIYGAKPFVISELPETDWVAKVRRELTPVEAGRFFVYGSHDADKVPEAAVPLLIEAAMAFGTGHHGTTLGCLKALDALASDGFVGKRVVDVGCGTAVLAMAAARIWPDPVWASDIDEVAVAVAEANVAANGLLGRVTCLEATGFDHADLTAAAPFDLVFANILKAPLIALAPDMAKHLQPKGYAILSGLLNEQADDVIAAYEQNGVNLTLRQQIGEWTTLTLRRS, from the coding sequence ATGCCGACCTTTACTGCCTTTACCACCCTTGGGGGTCCGCAATCCGCCGAAGAGCTTGGCGAGGCATTGGAGGGTCTGTGGCCGGAACCGACTGGTGTTGGCGTCTTCGAGATCGAGGATGGCAGCGGTACCTGGGAGGTTGGTGGCTATTTCACCGAGACCCCGGACGTCGCCGGTCTGGAACTTCTGGCCACGATCTACGGGGCGAAGCCCTTTGTCATCTCTGAGTTGCCCGAGACGGATTGGGTTGCCAAAGTCCGCCGCGAGCTGACGCCGGTCGAGGCCGGGCGCTTCTTTGTCTATGGCAGTCATGATGCCGACAAGGTGCCCGAGGCCGCTGTACCGCTTCTGATCGAGGCGGCGATGGCATTTGGCACCGGGCATCACGGTACGACTCTGGGTTGCCTTAAGGCGCTGGATGCGCTGGCCTCTGACGGGTTTGTCGGCAAACGGGTCGTGGATGTGGGGTGTGGCACCGCCGTTCTGGCGATGGCGGCGGCGCGGATCTGGCCTGATCCGGTGTGGGCGAGCGATATCGACGAGGTTGCCGTGGCGGTGGCCGAGGCAAATGTGGCAGCAAATGGGCTATTGGGTCGTGTCACATGCCTAGAGGCGACGGGCTTTGATCATGCTGATCTGACAGCTGCGGCACCCTTTGATCTGGTGTTCGCCAACATTCTGAAAGCACCGCTGATTGCGCTGGCCCCCGACATGGCAAAGCACCTACAACCCAAGGGATATGCGATTCTGTCGGGCCTGTTGAACGAACAAGCCGACGATGTGATCGCTGCATATGAACAGAACGGGGTTAATTTAACGTTACGTCAGCAAATCGGCGAATGGACCACGCTGACGCTGCGCCGGTCCTGA
- a CDS encoding MFS transporter, with product MRQVVRLANASELPVWRRPVTLLFLMAIAMPLSFATWSALLNNFVVSAAGFDGSDIGLLHTVREIPGFLAVGVIAIIIFVHEQTLALVSLALLGVATAVTAWFPHMAGILTITMLSSIGFHYYETVNQSLQLQWLSKDRAPKVLGLLVAAASGATLVAYVAIVMAWQAFDLSYNFVYLASGGLTLLIVGWCVFAFPQFEAPNPQIKKMILRRRYWLYYLLQFMAGARRQIFMVFAGFMMVERFGFEVHEVTGLFLINLVVNIIVAPLMGRAVFRYGERNTLIFEYTGLVMVFLAYGGIYWFGWGVVLAAALYVIDHIFFALALALKTYFQKIADPGDIAPTAAVAFTINHIAAVFLPVLLGYLWLTSPSAVFILAAAMASVSLLLALLIPRHPAQGNETIFSGILPAPAE from the coding sequence ATGCGGCAAGTTGTGCGGTTGGCGAATGCCAGCGAATTGCCGGTCTGGCGGCGGCCGGTGACGTTGTTGTTTTTGATGGCGATTGCGATGCCGCTGTCGTTTGCGACGTGGTCGGCGCTGCTCAACAATTTTGTCGTTTCGGCGGCGGGCTTTGACGGTAGTGATATCGGCCTGCTGCATACGGTGCGCGAGATCCCCGGTTTTCTGGCGGTTGGCGTGATCGCTATCATCATCTTTGTGCACGAACAGACGCTGGCGCTGGTGTCGCTGGCGTTGTTGGGGGTGGCTACGGCGGTGACGGCATGGTTTCCGCATATGGCGGGCATTCTGACCATCACCATGCTGTCGTCGATTGGGTTTCATTATTATGAAACAGTGAACCAATCACTGCAATTGCAATGGTTGTCCAAGGATCGCGCGCCAAAGGTTCTGGGTCTGTTGGTGGCAGCGGCGTCGGGGGCCACGTTGGTGGCCTATGTGGCCATCGTGATGGCCTGGCAGGCGTTCGATCTGAGCTATAACTTTGTCTACCTGGCGTCGGGCGGGCTGACGCTGTTGATTGTGGGCTGGTGCGTCTTTGCCTTTCCGCAGTTCGAGGCGCCAAACCCGCAGATCAAGAAGATGATCCTGCGGCGGCGGTATTGGCTGTACTACCTGTTGCAGTTCATGGCGGGCGCGCGGCGGCAGATCTTTATGGTTTTCGCCGGATTCATGATGGTCGAGCGCTTTGGGTTCGAGGTCCACGAAGTTACGGGGCTGTTTTTGATCAACCTTGTGGTCAACATCATTGTTGCACCGTTGATGGGCCGGGCAGTGTTCCGATATGGCGAGCGCAACACACTGATTTTTGAGTACACCGGACTGGTGATGGTGTTCCTGGCGTATGGTGGAATATACTGGTTTGGCTGGGGTGTTGTGCTGGCGGCGGCGCTGTATGTGATCGATCACATCTTTTTTGCCCTGGCTCTGGCACTCAAGACCTATTTTCAAAAGATTGCCGATCCGGGGGATATTGCACCGACGGCGGCGGTGGCGTTTACCATCAATCACATAGCTGCGGTGTTCCTGCCTGTGCTGTTGGGCTATCTGTGGCTGACATCGCCGTCTGCGGTGTTCATCCTTGCCGCTGCGATGGCATCCGTGTCGCTGCTGCTGGCGCTATTGATTCCACGCCATCCTGCGCAGGGAAACGAGACGATTTTTTCGGGCATCCTGCCCGCGCCTGCTGAATGA
- a CDS encoding ABC transporter permease, producing the protein MNWRAVQSIYLYEMARFFRTLMQSFISPVISTSLYFVVFGAAIGSRIQEVEGVSYGAFIVPGLIMLSVITQAISNASFGIYFPKFIGTIYELLSAPVNFLEIVMGYVGAAATKALFIGLVILGTAALFVDLSIQHPVAMLLFLVLTCTSFALLGFIIGIWAGNFEQLQLVPLLIVTPLVFLGGSFYSISMLPAAWQTITLFNPVVYLISGFRWAFFGMADVPIGLSLLAILVFTGLCLGAIWWIFRTGWRIRS; encoded by the coding sequence ATGAACTGGCGCGCAGTACAATCTATCTACCTATATGAAATGGCACGGTTCTTTCGTACTCTGATGCAGAGTTTTATATCACCGGTGATATCAACGTCGCTGTATTTCGTGGTGTTCGGCGCCGCCATCGGCAGCCGGATCCAAGAGGTCGAGGGCGTGAGCTATGGCGCCTTTATCGTGCCGGGGCTGATCATGCTGTCGGTGATCACGCAGGCGATTTCAAACGCGTCATTCGGGATCTATTTCCCAAAGTTCATCGGCACGATCTACGAATTGCTCTCGGCTCCGGTCAATTTTCTGGAAATTGTCATGGGCTATGTGGGGGCGGCGGCAACCAAGGCGCTGTTCATCGGGCTGGTCATTTTGGGTACCGCGGCGCTGTTTGTAGATCTGAGCATCCAGCATCCCGTCGCCATGTTGCTGTTTCTGGTGCTGACCTGTACCAGTTTTGCGCTGCTGGGGTTCATCATCGGTATCTGGGCAGGGAATTTCGAACAGTTGCAATTGGTCCCGCTGCTGATTGTGACGCCGCTGGTGTTTCTGGGCGGGTCGTTCTATTCGATTTCGATGCTTCCTGCTGCGTGGCAGACCATCACGCTGTTTAATCCGGTGGTCTATCTGATCTCGGGATTTCGCTGGGCGTTTTTTGGTATGGCGGATGTCCCGATCGGGCTGAGCCTGCTGGCGATTCTGGTGTTCACCGGGCTGTGCCTTGGGGCGATCTGGTGGATCTTTCGGACGGGCTGGCGCATCCGCAGCTGA
- a CDS encoding ABC transporter ATP-binding protein — protein MATMVGIENVKKVYAGGFEALKGITLDIEEGEILALLGPNGAGKTTLISTICGITTASSGKIHVGGHDTVEAYRDARTLVGLVPQEINLEPFEAVLNTVRFSRGLFGKKRDDALIERILRQLSLWDKKDTPIRALSGGMKRRVMIAKALSHEPRVLFLDEPTAGVDVELRRDMWEIVAGLKADGVTIILTTHYIEEAEAIADRVGVINKGQLLLVEDKAALMARMGKKQLRIDLQEKVSAIPPSLVQFDLELAEDGQSLIYAYDTMAERTGIATLMAGMSDAGLVLRDIQTHQSSLEDIFVTMVHEGEDAA, from the coding sequence ATGGCAACAATGGTCGGGATCGAAAACGTCAAAAAAGTTTACGCCGGAGGGTTCGAAGCGCTCAAAGGTATCACGCTGGATATTGAGGAAGGCGAAATTCTGGCCCTGCTGGGGCCGAACGGGGCCGGAAAGACCACTCTGATTTCAACGATCTGCGGAATCACCACGGCAAGTTCTGGCAAAATTCATGTAGGCGGACACGACACGGTTGAGGCCTACAGAGATGCCCGCACCCTTGTCGGCCTGGTGCCGCAAGAGATCAATCTTGAGCCGTTTGAGGCGGTGTTGAACACTGTACGATTCTCGCGCGGGTTGTTCGGCAAAAAGCGGGATGATGCCCTGATCGAACGGATTCTGCGGCAATTGTCCCTGTGGGACAAAAAGGACACGCCGATTCGGGCGCTGTCGGGCGGCATGAAACGACGGGTGATGATCGCCAAGGCACTGAGCCACGAACCACGGGTGCTGTTTCTGGACGAGCCGACCGCAGGCGTCGACGTCGAACTGCGTCGCGACATGTGGGAAATTGTCGCCGGGCTCAAGGCTGATGGCGTGACGATCATCCTGACCACGCATTACATCGAAGAGGCCGAGGCGATCGCTGACCGCGTTGGTGTGATCAACAAGGGCCAGTTGCTGCTGGTCGAGGACAAGGCCGCGCTGATGGCACGCATGGGCAAAAAGCAGCTGCGCATTGATCTGCAGGAGAAGGTTTCAGCTATCCCGCCATCGCTCGTCCAGTTCGACCTTGAGCTTGCAGAGGACGGGCAATCGTTGATCTACGCCTATGACACCATGGCAGAACGCACCGGGATCGCAACGCTGATGGCAGGGATGAGCGACGCCGGGCTGGTGCTGCGCGACATCCAAACACATCAATCGTCGCTTGAGGACATCTTTGTCACGATGGTGCACGAAGGGGAGGACGCGGCATGA